The Solicola gregarius DNA window CCACAATCTGGTCGCCGACCCGCACGTCGAACTCCAGGACGGGCCGGCCAAGACCGCGATGCTCGCGCGCGAGGTCGACGGCGACGAGCGCGCCGCCTGGTGGGAACGCGCCGTCGAGGCGTACCCACCGTATGCGGAGTATCAGCGCAAGACCGACCGCACGATCCCGCTCTTCGTACTCACGCCGCAGTAGGCACCTCGGCCGACACCGGGCGGTCGAGGTAGCGTGAACGAGACATGACCGCCGCCGCGGCGATCAGCATCGCCGTGACCACGAATGCAGTGGCGAGGGAGACGGCGTCGGCGAGAGAGCCCTCCAGCGCGGCCGCGATCGGTCGGGTGCCGATGAAGCCGACGAGCCAGATAGCCAGGATCCTGCCCCGCAGCGCATCGGGCGCCCGGCGTTGGATGAGCGTGCTGATGCTCGTCATCGCGTATGTGAAGCCCACGCCGGCGACGGCGAAGGAACCGATCGCCACCGCGGGAGGTGTCGGCAGGCCGCACACCAGAAGGCCCACCGCCATCAACCCGAGCCCGAGGCTGGGCAGTCGCTCGGTACGCGTGTGCAGCGCCGAGTGCAGTACGAAACCGATGCCCGCACCCACGCCGAACGATCCGACGAGCCAGCCGACGAGTCCCTGATCTCCGGTGAGGCTGCGCGACAGCGGCGGTGCCAGCGTCATCGCCGGTTCGGCGCCGAGTGCGACGGCCGAGACACCGATGATCAGCAGTACGAGCGGCCGGTCGGAACGGATGAAGCTCAGCGCGGCGCGTACGGAGTAGTCGGCATCGCGACCGCGGTGCGGTGGACGAGGTATACGAGCGATCGCGATCAGTACCATGAAGATCCCGTGCGTCACCGCGGCGATGGCGAACGCGATCGCGGGACTGTGGTGGGCGGCGATGTACGCGCCGAAGGCGGGACCAGCGATGCGGGCAACCGTCATCGGCAGCGTGTTGAGGGCCATCGCCGTCTCCAGCTCGGCGGGCCGCACCATACTCGGCACGATCGACTGCATCGCCGGACCGCCGAGGACGAAGCCGAGTCCGACGACGAACGAGCAGATCGTCACGGAAGCGGCGCCCGCGGCGGTCGTACCGACGGCCCAGAACCAAACGGCGAGTACGCCCGAGCCGACCAGGCAGACCAGGCGGCCGAGCAGGATCTGCGCCACCGGGTTGCCGCGGTCGGCGAGGCTGCCGCTGAGCGGCGTGAGGAGCAGCTGCGGTGCGAACTGCGCGACGCTCACCAGCCCGACGGACAGGGCGGAGCCGGTCAGCTGGTAGACCACGATGGCGGCGGTGATGCTGTGCACCCAGACGCCTGACGCGGTGAGCAGCTTGCCCCAGAACACCGCGCCGAACTGGCGGTCGAGCACCAAGGCGAGCGCACTGCGCCTGGGCGAGTCGACCGAGGTGTCCATGCCTTTATGTGTACACCGCAACGATGTGGGGCGTGCGCGCCGGCCCGCGAAGGTGGCCGGGCGCCGGCAAGGAGTGCGGCCTCGCTCGAACGCCCGGCCAGGGCCTCAGTTGCGGAACGCGATGCTCAGCTGAGGAGCTTCAGGTCCACGAACTCGGTGTCGAGCTTGTTCAGCGCCCCGAAGTTGTTGCC harbors:
- a CDS encoding MFS transporter: MDTSVDSPRRSALALVLDRQFGAVFWGKLLTASGVWVHSITAAIVVYQLTGSALSVGLVSVAQFAPQLLLTPLSGSLADRGNPVAQILLGRLVCLVGSGVLAVWFWAVGTTAAGAASVTICSFVVGLGFVLGGPAMQSIVPSMVRPAELETAMALNTLPMTVARIAGPAFGAYIAAHHSPAIAFAIAAVTHGIFMVLIAIARIPRPPHRGRDADYSVRAALSFIRSDRPLVLLIIGVSAVALGAEPAMTLAPPLSRSLTGDQGLVGWLVGSFGVGAGIGFVLHSALHTRTERLPSLGLGLMAVGLLVCGLPTPPAVAIGSFAVAGVGFTYAMTSISTLIQRRAPDALRGRILAIWLVGFIGTRPIAAALEGSLADAVSLATAFVVTAMLIAAAAVMSRSRYLDRPVSAEVPTAA